In Arthrobacter burdickii, one DNA window encodes the following:
- a CDS encoding DUF2867 domain-containing protein, with protein sequence MREGISNALSWQPAWLKLLFLARGGLAFVMRLEHPSPPPDHGLQPEDVSFRPGGRVGFFTVSAGKEDAYIVLTAEDTHLVAHLILEVAPTCEKPGRTFRLTTAVHYRRWTGPIYFNVIRPFHHIIMRRMMSAALTGHR encoded by the coding sequence TTGCGCGAAGGCATCAGCAACGCCCTGTCGTGGCAACCAGCCTGGCTGAAGCTGCTGTTCCTGGCCCGCGGAGGGCTTGCCTTTGTCATGCGCCTCGAGCACCCCTCGCCTCCGCCGGACCACGGCCTCCAGCCGGAAGACGTCAGCTTCCGCCCTGGTGGCAGGGTTGGCTTCTTCACCGTCTCGGCCGGCAAGGAAGATGCATACATCGTGCTCACTGCCGAGGACACACACCTGGTCGCCCATCTGATCCTCGAAGTAGCTCCGACATGTGAAAAACCCGGGCGCACATTTCGGCTCACCACTGCCGTTCACTATCGCCGCTGGACGGGGCCGATCTACTTCAACGTCATCCGGCCCTTCCACCACATCATCATGCGCCGCATGATGTCCGCGGCACTGACCGGCCACCGATAA
- a CDS encoding TetR/AcrR family transcriptional regulator, with the protein MATKEDWIVEALRVLAAQGPSHVTIDRLAGNLDLSKGSFYHHFKSLAVFRQEILAHYEWESTTSLIASVEKREPQDPLLKIEWLVDLAIEPSSQAGLQIAVRAWAAQDPEVSKVQERLDRTRLDYASTLWREAGCHPQEADFRAKSLYLLIIGGRQVTPPLPLEELRRICRRAIAAFQDEPLGGERP; encoded by the coding sequence ATGGCAACCAAAGAGGACTGGATTGTCGAAGCCCTGAGGGTTTTGGCGGCACAGGGGCCTTCCCACGTGACCATTGACCGGCTCGCCGGGAATCTGGATCTGAGCAAGGGGTCCTTCTATCACCACTTCAAAAGCCTCGCCGTCTTCCGGCAGGAGATTCTGGCCCACTACGAGTGGGAAAGCACGACGTCGTTGATCGCCTCAGTCGAGAAGCGCGAACCCCAGGACCCCCTCCTAAAGATTGAATGGCTCGTGGACCTGGCGATCGAACCCTCCTCACAGGCGGGGCTTCAGATCGCCGTGCGGGCGTGGGCGGCGCAGGACCCCGAGGTCAGCAAAGTGCAGGAACGGCTTGACCGAACCCGACTGGACTATGCAAGCACCCTCTGGCGTGAAGCCGGTTGTCATCCTCAGGAAGCGGACTTCCGCGCCAAGAGTCTGTATCTGCTGATCATTGGAGGACGGCAGGTTACTCCTCCCTTACCCCTGGAGGAACTGCGGAGGATTTGCCGACGCGCCATTGCCGCATTTCAGGACGAGCCTTTGGGCGGCGAGCGCCCGTGA
- a CDS encoding NAD(P)/FAD-dependent oxidoreductase yields MTRSSRSADSWPAQRSVVIIGAGYAGIMAANRLRSSLTEKEAEQIRIAIINPTGLFVERIRLHQVAAGTSPTAALPLSDVLHSDVELLEGSAVHIDPESQVITAGTATGERTLHYDFLIYSVGSLASSTVPGASTHAHTIADADGALRVRAAIRNARPGKRIIIVGGGYTSIEAASEIAEQHPDAVITLLCGGELAESMTPRARTSIRKSLERLGIVVRSGVRVTSVTQQGVTTDSGEQIVGDICIWAASFAVPRLAEASGLPVDTFGRLKVDACLRAWGYPNIVGAGDATVLPGAVGSHLRMGCATALPMGGFAARTVLAQLRGIEPEPASIGYALQCLSLGRLDSFIQVVGPDDSPRNLWARGRTGAWIKEAICRMTVSGLQKERIRPGAYKAPKGPRVSEAPDVSAPTGTH; encoded by the coding sequence ATGACCCGAAGTTCCCGAAGTGCCGACAGTTGGCCGGCTCAACGGTCGGTGGTCATCATCGGCGCCGGTTACGCCGGCATCATGGCCGCCAACAGACTGCGCTCCTCCCTCACGGAGAAGGAAGCTGAGCAGATCAGGATTGCCATCATCAATCCGACAGGCTTGTTCGTCGAGAGAATACGGCTTCATCAGGTCGCTGCCGGCACGAGCCCGACCGCAGCCCTGCCACTGAGCGATGTCCTGCACTCCGACGTCGAACTCCTGGAAGGGAGCGCCGTTCATATCGATCCCGAAAGCCAGGTCATCACGGCCGGAACCGCGACCGGCGAACGGACGCTGCACTACGACTTCCTGATTTACTCCGTGGGAAGTCTGGCCTCCAGCACCGTTCCCGGGGCAAGCACCCATGCCCACACCATTGCTGATGCTGACGGCGCCCTTCGAGTCCGGGCCGCGATCAGGAACGCCCGGCCCGGCAAGCGCATCATCATCGTGGGAGGCGGATACACCTCCATCGAGGCAGCTTCCGAGATAGCAGAGCAACACCCGGACGCAGTCATCACCCTCCTGTGCGGCGGAGAGCTCGCGGAATCGATGACACCGCGCGCCAGGACGAGCATCCGAAAGTCACTGGAACGCCTGGGCATCGTCGTCCGATCGGGCGTACGCGTCACATCAGTGACCCAGCAGGGCGTGACCACGGATTCCGGCGAACAGATCGTTGGCGATATATGCATCTGGGCTGCCTCCTTCGCCGTTCCCCGGCTTGCGGAAGCCAGCGGACTGCCTGTCGACACCTTCGGCCGGCTCAAGGTCGATGCGTGCCTGAGGGCGTGGGGCTACCCGAACATCGTGGGTGCCGGTGATGCCACTGTTCTGCCAGGCGCCGTCGGAAGTCACCTGCGCATGGGGTGCGCGACGGCACTTCCGATGGGCGGCTTCGCGGCCAGAACAGTCCTCGCCCAGCTCAGAGGAATCGAACCGGAACCGGCGTCGATTGGATACGCCCTGCAGTGCCTCAGTCTTGGGCGGCTGGACAGCTTCATCCAGGTCGTCGGGCCTGACGACTCGCCCCGGAATCTATGGGCTCGCGGCCGTACCGGTGCGTGGATAAAAGAAGCCATTTGTCGGATGACCGTCAGCGGCCTGCAGAAAGAACGGATCCGGCCCGGAGCCTACAAAGCACCGAAAGGACCACGGGTCTCTGAAGCGCCGGACGTCTCCGCACCGACGGGAACCCACTGA
- a CDS encoding Lrp/AsnC family transcriptional regulator produces MPSNPRLDLDTTDHAIIEHLQQDGRTSVAQLARAINLSPSATSDRVRRLTDGGVITGYSITVDPEALGYNVTAFVRLAYPTGNYKPFHDLVGSLPEVIEAHHVTGADCFIIKVLARSMRDLERITGKLATLGGITTSVVYSSPVPARHITPA; encoded by the coding sequence ATGCCCTCGAACCCACGGCTGGATCTGGACACCACCGATCACGCGATCATCGAGCACCTGCAACAGGACGGCCGAACGAGCGTCGCCCAGCTCGCCCGCGCCATCAACCTTTCGCCCAGTGCGACCAGTGATCGCGTGCGGCGGCTCACCGACGGCGGGGTCATCACGGGCTACTCCATCACCGTGGACCCCGAAGCCCTCGGATACAACGTCACGGCATTCGTACGGCTGGCCTACCCCACGGGCAACTACAAGCCCTTTCACGATCTCGTCGGCTCCCTGCCCGAAGTCATCGAAGCGCACCACGTCACAGGAGCCGACTGCTTCATCATCAAAGTCCTCGCCCGCTCCATGCGTGACCTCGAGCGCATCACCGGAAAACTTGCCACCCTCGGCGGCATCACCACCAGCGTCGTCTACTCGAGCCCCGTGCCCGCCCGGCACATCACCCCGGCCTGA
- a CDS encoding rhodanese-like domain-containing protein, protein MPTSLSAADFFTAKLAYEIDPADLAADRASGRAPLIIDTRSAASWNQGRIPGAVHIPNADLEARIADVAPGMDAEIVVYCWGPGCNGSTRGALILALLGYTNVRELIGGFEYWTREGFATVSNDGRGRRAPDPLTAPTPATA, encoded by the coding sequence ATGCCTACTTCCCTCTCCGCCGCTGACTTCTTCACGGCCAAGCTCGCCTATGAAATCGACCCTGCAGACCTGGCCGCAGACCGGGCTTCCGGCCGTGCTCCACTCATCATCGACACCCGTTCGGCCGCTTCGTGGAACCAGGGCCGCATCCCCGGCGCCGTCCACATTCCCAACGCGGACCTCGAAGCACGCATAGCGGATGTCGCACCGGGGATGGACGCCGAGATTGTCGTCTACTGCTGGGGACCGGGCTGCAACGGCAGCACCCGCGGCGCATTGATTCTCGCGTTGCTGGGCTACACGAACGTGCGCGAACTCATCGGCGGGTTCGAGTACTGGACGCGCGAGGGCTTCGCGACCGTGAGCAACGACGGTCGAGGACGCCGCGCGCCGGACCCTCTCACTGCGCCCACCCCCGCTACGGCATGA
- a CDS encoding FGGY family carbohydrate kinase has translation MTTVLAIDQGTSGTKAVVVSGEGKVLALSEVAVRPTYLPGGGVEQDPQALLDSVIRSGRNAINSAKVDVDIVTLANQGETVLAWDPETGEPLSNMIVWQDRRAESICAELREEADDITQRTGLVLDPYFSAPKQAWIRRNITTEGVVTTSDSWLLHQLTGEFVTDASTASRSLVMDIDTAEWDPHLLDLFGMADEKLPAILSNDSLAGTTTAFGARAAVGGLIVDQQAALVAQNCLNVGEAKCTFGTGAFLLANTGRTAVRSTAGLSSSIGWQQGGQNSYCLDGQIYTAASAVRWLEQLTFIDSAADLDRVAAPNSDGVMCVPALAGLAAPWWRPDAKAALTGMTLSTGSEHLVRAVLEGIAAQVAEVARCMATDLGKPLQRLRVDGGLTQSKVLMQAVADLMQMPVDVYPSQHATPLGAAALARTAFDPGLALEDAIVGWTPTLTFEPQWSADQADEFSTQWRKVAENA, from the coding sequence ATGACCACCGTGTTGGCCATCGATCAGGGAACATCCGGCACCAAAGCCGTCGTCGTCAGCGGTGAAGGCAAGGTCCTGGCGCTGAGTGAAGTCGCCGTCCGCCCCACCTACCTGCCTGGCGGGGGAGTGGAGCAGGACCCCCAGGCTTTGCTCGATTCCGTCATTCGTTCCGGCCGCAACGCGATCAACAGCGCCAAGGTCGACGTCGACATCGTCACCCTCGCCAACCAGGGCGAAACCGTCCTCGCCTGGGACCCGGAGACCGGCGAACCCCTGTCGAACATGATCGTGTGGCAGGACCGCCGCGCCGAGAGCATCTGCGCCGAGCTCCGCGAGGAAGCCGATGACATCACCCAGCGCACCGGACTGGTCCTCGACCCGTACTTCTCCGCGCCGAAGCAGGCATGGATCCGCCGCAACATCACCACGGAGGGTGTCGTCACGACGTCGGACAGCTGGCTGCTGCACCAGCTCACCGGTGAATTCGTCACCGACGCGTCGACGGCGAGCCGCTCGCTGGTGATGGACATCGACACCGCCGAGTGGGACCCGCACCTGCTGGACCTTTTCGGGATGGCCGATGAAAAGCTGCCGGCCATCCTTTCCAACGACTCCCTTGCAGGGACCACCACGGCGTTCGGTGCCCGTGCAGCCGTCGGCGGACTGATCGTCGACCAGCAGGCCGCCCTCGTAGCCCAGAACTGCCTGAACGTCGGAGAAGCCAAGTGCACCTTCGGCACCGGCGCGTTCCTGCTCGCCAATACGGGACGGACCGCTGTCCGCTCCACTGCGGGCCTGTCCTCCTCGATCGGCTGGCAGCAGGGCGGGCAGAACAGCTACTGCCTCGACGGGCAGATCTACACGGCCGCGTCCGCCGTACGCTGGCTCGAGCAGCTCACCTTCATCGACAGCGCCGCGGATCTCGACCGGGTCGCCGCCCCGAATTCGGACGGCGTCATGTGCGTGCCCGCGCTCGCAGGTCTGGCTGCACCGTGGTGGCGTCCCGACGCCAAAGCGGCGCTGACAGGAATGACCCTGTCGACGGGCAGTGAGCACTTGGTCCGGGCCGTCCTCGAAGGGATCGCAGCTCAGGTCGCCGAAGTCGCCCGGTGCATGGCCACCGACCTCGGCAAGCCCCTGCAGCGGCTGCGCGTCGACGGAGGCCTCACCCAGAGCAAGGTCCTCATGCAGGCAGTCGCGGACCTCATGCAGATGCCCGTCGACGTCTACCCCTCCCAGCACGCCACCCCGCTCGGAGCGGCAGCCCTCGCCCGGACAGCCTTTGATCCCGGGCTCGCCCTCGAGGACGCCATCGTCGGATGGACGCCGACCCTCACCTTCGAGCCCCAGTGGTCAGCCGACCAGGCCGACGAGTTCTCCACGCAGTGGCGCAAGGTCGCAGAGAACGCCTGA
- a CDS encoding NAD(P)/FAD-dependent oxidoreductase: MTSRTINASVAVIGGGVVGAAILHTLAHRGVDAVLLEGDTDLAYSASGTNSGVLHTGFDSTAGQLETELILRSAKLRPEVLEALNIPVLHAGAELVPQRDEDNEVIRALFENATANGVEVHLRESDGALLVPGESVTDPVAYTLGLARSAEAAGGRIELQARVTGIDQSADGLTLHLADGGVVTTRVAINSAGLHADDVARLVGDDSFEIYPRKGEFFVFELPERKTLDHIILPVPTKRTKGVLVFPTLDGRVVAGPTAVDGEDKNDWSVRPTARGEILDKAVVQFPALRGLDPVAAYAGLRPAGRDVNYVIGSSPACENLINVAAIRSTGLSASLGIAAYVADLLPGLGIETTEQKPTTPIENVEAGGLWWQRTADRYSASI, from the coding sequence ATGACCTCCCGCACCATCAACGCATCCGTCGCCGTCATCGGCGGTGGCGTCGTCGGCGCCGCAATCCTGCATACCCTGGCCCACCGCGGCGTGGACGCCGTGCTCCTCGAGGGCGATACCGATCTGGCGTACTCGGCCAGCGGCACCAACTCCGGTGTCCTGCACACCGGGTTCGATTCCACGGCAGGGCAGCTCGAGACCGAGCTGATCCTCCGATCCGCGAAGCTGCGGCCCGAGGTCCTGGAAGCACTGAACATTCCCGTCCTGCACGCCGGCGCCGAACTGGTGCCGCAGCGGGACGAGGACAATGAAGTCATCCGCGCACTCTTCGAGAACGCGACCGCCAACGGCGTCGAGGTCCACCTGCGCGAATCCGACGGAGCACTCCTGGTGCCCGGAGAATCCGTCACCGATCCCGTCGCCTACACCCTGGGGCTGGCCCGGTCCGCCGAAGCAGCGGGCGGTCGCATCGAACTCCAGGCGCGCGTCACCGGCATCGACCAGTCCGCGGATGGGCTCACTCTTCACCTGGCCGACGGCGGCGTGGTCACCACCAGGGTCGCGATCAACTCGGCCGGCCTTCACGCGGACGACGTCGCACGCCTCGTGGGCGATGACAGCTTCGAGATCTACCCGAGGAAGGGCGAGTTCTTCGTGTTCGAACTCCCCGAGCGGAAGACCCTGGACCACATCATCCTGCCGGTGCCAACCAAGCGCACCAAGGGTGTTCTCGTGTTCCCGACCCTCGACGGGCGGGTCGTCGCCGGCCCGACCGCCGTTGACGGAGAGGACAAGAACGACTGGAGTGTGCGCCCGACCGCGCGCGGGGAAATCCTCGACAAAGCTGTCGTGCAGTTCCCCGCCCTCCGCGGCCTGGACCCGGTCGCGGCCTACGCTGGTCTCCGTCCGGCAGGACGCGACGTCAACTACGTGATCGGCTCCTCTCCGGCATGCGAGAACCTGATCAACGTCGCGGCTATCCGCTCGACCGGACTGTCCGCTTCCTTGGGTATCGCAGCATACGTCGCGGACCTCCTGCCCGGGCTCGGCATCGAAACCACCGAGCAGAAGCCCACCACGCCGATCGAGAACGTCGAGGCCGGCGGCCTCTGGTGGCAGCGCACGGCTGACCGGTACAGCGCCTCCATCTAG
- a CDS encoding APC family permease, producing METPHSAVATAQASGMKRELGWYASFSVAFGFVSIATGIFTTYGAVLNTSGARGIWAWPIAVVGQLAVAAIFGALAARMPISGYAYQWVSRLANPILGWLMGWISFAFLIIVVVAVDYTIAATILPELFGYTSTPQNNWVITAVVMLLQAILVALSTRATNKVNAVAVTIQIIGMIGLTVLLFVVGGIAGRLDFANLFATAPLPSTDYWDFGGLSDVGPFPLAFLLGAFTIVGFESAANLAEETKDPARVIPKAMIQAVLSLGVLGMLFLIAITALAGDTAELAASATPVAAVITSVLGPVVGKILLVLVVVSIFSCGLVITLSGTRLVWAMSRDERFPGWQLLRKVNASRGTPVASSVFVFVVTQVILAIFAQSSDALFVLFSAATLLPAMIYAGTILMYAVKRRSLPASQGFSLGKWEIPVLVLAAVWLVYELAIFRDDSFAQPRLYVGFMILIGAVYLAYLLVRRGVKGMTMPDMVDVDKVLDVAPPTHK from the coding sequence ATGGAAACTCCCCACAGCGCTGTAGCTACCGCTCAGGCCAGCGGCATGAAGCGAGAACTCGGTTGGTATGCCTCGTTCTCCGTAGCCTTCGGCTTCGTCTCCATCGCCACCGGCATCTTCACCACCTACGGTGCCGTGCTCAACACCTCAGGTGCCCGCGGTATCTGGGCCTGGCCCATCGCCGTCGTCGGCCAGCTCGCCGTCGCTGCGATCTTCGGAGCCCTCGCAGCCCGCATGCCCATCAGCGGCTACGCCTACCAGTGGGTATCCCGCCTGGCGAACCCGATCCTGGGTTGGCTGATGGGCTGGATCTCGTTCGCGTTCCTGATCATCGTCGTTGTCGCCGTCGACTACACGATCGCGGCCACGATCCTCCCCGAACTCTTCGGCTACACGAGCACCCCGCAGAACAACTGGGTGATCACAGCGGTCGTGATGCTGCTGCAGGCCATCCTCGTCGCCCTTTCCACCCGGGCCACGAACAAGGTCAACGCTGTCGCGGTGACGATCCAGATCATCGGCATGATCGGCCTGACCGTTCTCCTGTTCGTCGTCGGCGGCATCGCCGGCCGCCTGGACTTCGCGAACCTCTTCGCGACCGCACCGCTGCCCAGTACGGACTACTGGGACTTCGGCGGCCTGAGCGATGTGGGCCCATTCCCGCTGGCCTTCCTGCTGGGCGCGTTCACCATCGTCGGCTTCGAGTCCGCGGCGAACCTCGCTGAGGAGACCAAGGACCCAGCCCGTGTGATCCCGAAGGCCATGATCCAGGCCGTCCTGTCCCTGGGCGTGCTGGGCATGCTCTTCCTCATCGCGATCACGGCCCTGGCCGGGGACACAGCAGAGCTCGCGGCATCGGCGACCCCGGTAGCCGCCGTCATCACGTCGGTCCTCGGGCCCGTGGTCGGAAAGATCCTGCTCGTCCTGGTCGTCGTGTCGATCTTCTCCTGCGGTCTGGTCATCACCCTCAGCGGCACCCGCCTGGTGTGGGCGATGTCCCGCGACGAGCGGTTCCCGGGCTGGCAGCTGCTGCGCAAGGTCAACGCATCCCGGGGGACGCCGGTGGCGTCCTCGGTCTTCGTGTTCGTCGTGACCCAGGTGATCCTTGCGATCTTCGCCCAGTCCAGCGACGCCCTGTTCGTCCTGTTCTCCGCCGCGACCCTCCTGCCCGCCATGATCTACGCGGGCACCATCCTCATGTACGCGGTCAAGCGCCGTTCACTGCCCGCAAGCCAGGGCTTCAGCCTCGGCAAGTGGGAGATCCCGGTCCTCGTGCTGGCTGCCGTGTGGCTGGTCTACGAACTGGCGATCTTCCGCGATGATTCCTTCGCACAGCCCCGTCTGTACGTCGGCTTCATGATCCTCATCGGCGCCGTCTACCTCGCGTACCTGCTCGTGCGCAGGGGAGTGAAGGGCATGACGATGCCCGACATGGTCGACGTCGACAAGGTCCTCGACGTCGCCCCTCCGACCCACAAGTAA
- a CDS encoding GntR family transcriptional regulator has product MTTTTDTPAYIRIAAALRERISNGDLPPRSALPPERELCLEYGVSRMTARKAFGVLESEGLVYKNATRGTFVAEPRVELRLGSFSQEVTRSGHQPGAELLWAEEQLAAPVVAHALGLDAGAPVHALRRLRRSDGEPLALETTYYPAELTPGLLSGNLAGSLWDELKDRYDITPGRTVANLEVVVLDEVASRRLATRPAAAGMQLIRRTYDTSGRCFEYASDLYRADRISLVIERSVNE; this is encoded by the coding sequence ATGACGACCACGACTGATACGCCCGCCTACATACGCATCGCAGCGGCGCTCCGGGAGAGAATCAGCAACGGCGACCTCCCCCCCAGGTCAGCCCTTCCACCGGAACGTGAGCTGTGCCTGGAGTACGGGGTGAGCCGCATGACGGCGCGCAAGGCCTTCGGCGTCCTCGAAAGCGAAGGCCTGGTGTACAAGAACGCGACGAGGGGCACCTTTGTCGCCGAACCGCGGGTGGAACTGCGACTCGGCAGCTTCTCGCAGGAAGTCACCCGGTCCGGCCACCAGCCAGGCGCCGAACTGCTGTGGGCCGAGGAGCAGTTGGCGGCTCCCGTCGTTGCCCACGCACTAGGACTCGACGCCGGTGCACCCGTTCACGCGCTTCGCCGGCTACGGCGCTCTGACGGCGAACCCTTGGCACTCGAAACCACCTACTACCCGGCAGAGCTCACTCCCGGCCTCCTCTCCGGCAACCTCGCCGGATCACTGTGGGATGAGCTGAAGGACCGCTACGACATCACACCCGGCCGCACCGTCGCCAACCTCGAGGTCGTCGTCCTCGACGAGGTGGCCAGTCGCCGCCTGGCAACCCGGCCGGCAGCAGCCGGCATGCAGCTCATTCGCAGGACCTACGACACCAGCGGACGCTGCTTCGAATACGCCAGCGACCTCTACCGGGCCGACCGCATCTCCCTCGTCATCGAACGGTCCGTCAACGAATAG